The Verrucomicrobiia bacterium DNA segment CATGCAGTTCTACCGCGGGCAGCAGGGCGGCTCGGCTCCGCAACGTTTGTTCCTTTCCGGCGGCGCATCGGTGATGCCCTACACGGCCCAGTTTTTCGCCGAAAAACTGAATGTGCCTGTGGAGTACTTCAATCCTTTGCGGAACGTCCAAATTGATCCGGCAGTGAACCTCGAGGATCTCGCACGCGTTGCGCATTCGCTCGGCGAAGTGGTCGGCCTCGGCTTGCGCAACCTGGCGCATTGCCCCGTGGAATTGAACCTGATTCCAGAGAGCACGCGACGGTTGCAGGGGTTCAACGAAAAGAAACCGTATTTCATCGCGACCGTCTTCAGCCTGGTCGCTGTTGTTGCGATGGTGGGACTGCTCTACCAGAAGCTCGCCGGGGTGAAGCAGGAGGAGCTGGCAAAGGTCACGCCCATCCTGCAACCCATGCAGATGAAGGAGGCTCAGTTCAACCAGGCCTACGGCGATTTGCAGGCAACGACGAACGAGCTGCAGCAGTTAGGCAACTGGATGACAGGACGCTATTACTGGGCTGATCTTCTCACGGAAGTTCGTCGAGTCCTGATTAAATCCGAACAACTCAGCCAGCAGAAGCTGCGGGCGGATACAGGAATCTGGATCGAGCAAATGCTCACAACGGTTCCGTCCATGCCTGCATTTGATCCCAATATGGGCATGTCGCCGGTCTACGGCCAGCCGGGCGGATACACAACACCTTACGGAATGAGCGAACGCGACCGGATGATTGCGATGGAGCGCGGCATCGGGACCCCGCCGCCTGTCGAGGGTGAAGGCGGGCTGGCAGCCGGCGATCCAAACGCGGCCCCCCTCCCGCAGGTCGCATCGATCACGACGAACGAAATTTCTGTGGTGAAGATTGTATGTCGCGCTGTGGACCTTTCGAGCGTGGTGTCCGACGCGAACACAACGATCATTTACACTTTGGAGAATGAGTTGAAAGCCAGTCCGATGCTGGATCCAAAAACGACACAGATCATAGGTGCTATTGCCCCGGATGAAGCCACCCGAACGTTCACTGTGACGTTCCTGCTGTCCCTGAAAAACCCGCTGAAGCTCTAGTATGTCCTGGATCAAGCGAAATCTTTACTTCGTGGTGGGTGCCGCAGTCGCTGTCGTGCTGCTGGGCCTGGCGGGTTACTACTTTTATTCACGCTGGTCTCTTGACAAGCAGAGCCTCGAAAACCTTGAAGCGGCGTACAGCGATGTGGAGCGGATCTCCGCACTGAATCCGAATCCTGGGAATGACAGGGTCAACAACATCCAGCGTGCGCGGCAGCAACAGCAGCAGGTGCAGGCGGTCATCCAGAAAGTGCGCCGGTATTTTGAGCCCGTGCCACCGGTTCCCAATCCTGAGAATGGAATTGTCACCAAGGAAGAGTTTGCATCCGCGCTGAGACGCACAATCGATCAGATGCAAAAGGATGCAGCGTTGGGTGGCGTCAATCTTCCTCAGAGATATGACTTTTCGTTTCAAGCCCAGCGCAACCTGATGAACTTTGCTCCGGGAAGCCTT contains these protein-coding regions:
- the pilM gene encoding type IV pilus assembly protein PilM; this translates as MLNLKSFLAVDFGAGSLKLAEFEVNEAGGLRLKQYGIRPLGPEGAQESTREATILKALQAAIVELGVKSRDINVCAPGFHVFSKFVKLPPVETSKVTQIIQYEAQQNVPFPLQEVVWDYQILGTTAGGELEVLLVAIKAEIVEGLFRVSEAAKLRLQVADVSPAALCNAFRYNYGDIEDCTMLLDIGAKTSNLLFFEKGKVFSRSINLGANSITTDFASESKLKFDAAEKLKIEEGFVSLGGAYEEPENPHQAAISKIARQFMTRLHIQVNQTMQFYRGQQGGSAPQRLFLSGGASVMPYTAQFFAEKLNVPVEYFNPLRNVQIDPAVNLEDLARVAHSLGEVVGLGLRNLAHCPVELNLIPESTRRLQGFNEKKPYFIATVFSLVAVVAMVGLLYQKLAGVKQEELAKVTPILQPMQMKEAQFNQAYGDLQATTNELQQLGNWMTGRYYWADLLTEVRRVLIKSEQLSQQKLRADTGIWIEQMLTTVPSMPAFDPNMGMSPVYGQPGGYTTPYGMSERDRMIAMERGIGTPPPVEGEGGLAAGDPNAAPLPQVASITTNEISVVKIVCRAVDLSSVVSDANTTIIYTLENELKASPMLDPKTTQIIGAIAPDEATRTFTVTFLLSLKNPLKL